From the genome of Bubalus bubalis isolate 160015118507 breed Murrah chromosome 2, NDDB_SH_1, whole genome shotgun sequence, one region includes:
- the LOC112580640 gene encoding 40S ribosomal protein S4, X isoform-like, with protein MARGPKKHLKRVAAPKHWMLDKLTGVFAPRPSTGPHKLRECLPLIIFLRNRLKYALTGDEVKICMQRFIKIDGKVHTDITYPAGFMDVISIDKTGENFCLIYDTKGRFAVHRITPEEAKYKLCKVRKIFVGTKGIPHLVTHDARTIRYPDPLIKVNDTIQIDLETGKITDFIKFDTGNLCMVTGGANLGRIGVITNQERHPGFFDVVHVKDANGNSFATRLSNIFVIGKGNKPWISLPCGKGIRLTIAEERDKRLAAKQSSG; from the coding sequence ATGGCTCGGGGTCCCAAGAAGCACCTGAAACGCGTAGCAGCTCCAAAACATTGGATGCTGGATAAACTGACTGGTGTGTTTGCCCCTCGTCCATCTACCGGCCCCCACAAGCTAAGGGAGTGTCTCCCCCTAATCATTTTCCTAAGGAATAGACTTAAGTATGCCCTAACAGGAGATGAAGTAAAGATTTGCATGCAGCGTTTCATTAAGATCGATGGCAAAGTCCACACAGATATAACCTACCCTGCTGGTTTTATGGATGTCATCAGCATTGATAAGACTGGAGAGAATTTTTGTTTGATCTATGACACCAAGGGTCGATTTGCTGTTCATCGTATTACACCTGAGGAGGCCAAGTATAAATTGTGCAAAGTAAGAAAGATATTTGTGGGGACAAAAGGAATCCCTCATCTGGTAACCCATGATGCTCGTACCATCCGTTACCCTGATCCCCTCATCAAGGTGAATGATACCATTCAGATTGACTTGGAGACTGGCAAGATTACTGATTTCATCAAATTTGACACTGGCAACCTGTGCATGGTGACTGGAGGTGCTAACCTGGGAAGAATTGGTGTGATTACAAACCAGGAGAGGCATCCAGGTTTTTTTGATGTAGTTCATGTGAAAGATGCGAACGGCAACAGCTTTGCCACACGGCTCTCAAACATTTTCGTTATTGGCAAAGGCAACAAACCGTGGATCTCTCTTCCCTGTGGAAAGGGTATTCGCCTTACCATTGCTGAGGAGAGAGATAAGAGATTGGCAGCCAAACAGAGCAGTGGATAA